In a genomic window of Diorhabda carinulata isolate Delta chromosome 8, icDioCari1.1, whole genome shotgun sequence:
- the LOC130897031 gene encoding uncharacterized protein LOC130897031 produces MNSSYYKYCIVPQCKSTTIKTPDKLFIYVPNNKKIRRMWLKMARRKDALTLSTNSTIYFCEDHFDLPNDMINYTEYHIMGKVSKVRMKPGCIPRKFECQEDRRKRTCRYKERPYMLKKQRMSIIAECMNEPEQSSTLSSSARDTSKTSSDFKLVGENVPETHETLCELTANKSVQSLITHKFRSKPIQTTIKSTENALSQLKPPKISTSTSPFKSETIINSSPSMSGLSKTTRNMSNEAEQSDSDISLYVLSTSTTSCSPVHSMKVESSYDCSEFIEEDEKVETKEAIWNVIEKIEKRPRLYIDVPSKCYYLIDIIKDEVNIPEHHF; encoded by the exons atgaattcctcgtattataaatactgtatagtgCCCCAATGTAAAAGTACAACGATAAAAACGccagacaaattattcatatacgttccaaacaataaaaaaattcgaagaaTGTGGTTAAAAATGGCAAGGAGGAAAGATGCTCTTACCTTATCAACTAATTCCACAATTTATttctgtgaagatcattttgat ttGCCAAACGATATGATTAATTATACAGAGTATCATATTATGGGTAAAGTCTCTAAAGTGCGCATGAAACCAGGTTGTATACCAAGGAAGTTCGAATGCCAAGAAGATAGAAGGAAACGGACGTGCAGGTATAAGGAACGACCatatatgttgaaaaaacaaagaatgtCAATAATCGCAGAGTGTATGAATGAACCAGAACAAAGTAGTACCTTAAGTTCATCTGCCCGGGATACTTCTAAAACAAGTTCAG attttaaaTTAGTTGGAGAGAATGTACCCGAAACACATGAAACTTTATGTGAACTAACAGCGAATAAATCTGTTCAATCATTAATAACACACAAATTCAGAAGTAAACCTATCCAGACTACAATTAAATCAACAGAAAATGCACTATCACAGTTGAAACCACCAAAAATATCTACCTCCACATCCCCGTTCAAATCGGAAACTATTATAAATTCAAGTCCTTCTATGTCCGGTCTCAGCAAAACTACAAGAAATATGTCTAATGAAGCAGAACAGTCAGATAGTGACATTTCTTTATATGTACTATCTACATCTACCACCAGCTGCTCGCCTGTTCATTCTATGAAAGTAGAATCCTCTTATGACTGTAGTGAATTtattgaagaagatgaaaagGTAGAAACAAAAGAGGCCATATGGAAtgtgattgaaaaaattgagaaaaggCCTCGACTGTACATTGATGTTCCAAGCAAGTGTTACTAtttgattgatataataaaagATGAAGTAAATATTCCTGaacatcatttctaa